A stretch of Paenibacillus mucilaginosus 3016 DNA encodes these proteins:
- a CDS encoding ABC transporter permease, with translation MKGPAPAPAPRTPEELWNRRTAGFLAEIRPYLVYALQSVALAVILLMLGAGVGYNYLLTSAPPSFPFKELAACILLPAAALSPIRTYMKEADLIFLMPMETGMSAYFDKAASRAFRLQLLLLVVSWLAAWPLYAKGAGESGLLLFVHILLVLAAVKKVLLYGRSLELKLSEKKMISFYVTLRTLVAAGTVYLITVLTAWEGTLAAALLLLIYLGCLYPVRSRAVNWTRLVELERRHRGVTFRLLNNFIDVPSVQGRPRSVHAPKKGLGVLGGFRHRPEDTYRYLYTLVWLRSEWFGITVRLTLLGVILLAAVRGAWMAGILYALFAGLTALQLKELQKAYRHSDWSFIYPLPEGIRSRSASTVVFRIHALCLALLALASLASMPTPLYSAGWFAVTLLLSYLYSKRQRKERQWS, from the coding sequence ATGAAGGGCCCGGCACCTGCTCCCGCCCCAAGGACACCGGAAGAGCTGTGGAACCGGCGGACAGCGGGGTTTCTGGCCGAAATTAGACCTTATCTGGTTTATGCCCTGCAGAGTGTCGCCCTGGCGGTCATCCTGCTGATGCTCGGTGCGGGGGTCGGCTACAATTACCTGCTGACTTCGGCCCCTCCGTCCTTTCCATTCAAAGAGCTTGCCGCATGTATCCTGCTGCCTGCCGCAGCGCTCAGCCCGATCCGCACTTATATGAAAGAAGCCGATCTTATTTTCCTTATGCCGATGGAAACCGGGATGTCAGCTTATTTCGACAAAGCGGCTTCCAGAGCCTTCCGCCTGCAGCTGCTGCTGCTCGTCGTGTCTTGGCTCGCCGCCTGGCCGCTGTACGCTAAAGGCGCAGGAGAAAGCGGCCTTCTCCTGTTCGTCCATATCCTCCTCGTGCTCGCCGCCGTCAAGAAAGTCCTGCTCTACGGCCGGTCCTTGGAACTTAAGCTGTCGGAGAAGAAGATGATCTCCTTCTATGTCACACTCCGGACCTTGGTGGCGGCGGGCACGGTGTACCTGATCACTGTTCTGACTGCGTGGGAGGGAACGCTGGCCGCCGCACTCCTGCTGCTAATCTATCTCGGCTGCCTGTACCCTGTAAGAAGCAGAGCAGTGAACTGGACACGCCTCGTAGAGCTGGAGAGACGTCACCGCGGCGTGACTTTTCGGCTGCTGAATAACTTCATCGATGTGCCTTCGGTACAGGGCCGGCCGCGTTCCGTCCATGCTCCCAAAAAAGGGCTCGGAGTGCTCGGCGGCTTCCGTCACCGGCCTGAGGATACGTACCGGTATCTGTACACCCTCGTATGGCTGCGCTCGGAGTGGTTCGGGATCACCGTGCGTTTGACGCTGCTCGGCGTCATCCTGCTGGCGGCCGTACGCGGCGCCTGGATGGCCGGGATCCTCTATGCGTTGTTCGCCGGGCTCACCGCCCTACAGCTCAAGGAGCTTCAAAAAGCGTACAGGCACTCGGACTGGTCGTTCATTTATCCGCTGCCCGAAGGAATTCGCAGCCGTTCCGCCTCCACCGTCGTCTTTCGGATTCACGCCCTGTGTCTGGCCCTGCTGGCCCTTGCTTCGCTGGCCTCCATGCCGACACCGCTTTATTCGGCAGGCTGGTTCGCCGTGACCCTGCTCCTGTCGTATCTCTATTCGAAGCGGCAGCGAAAGGAACGGCAGTGGAGCTGA
- a CDS encoding thiol-disulfide oxidoreductase DCC family protein: protein MNEEQRISGEQEYAVIFYDGVCGFCQKIVQFILPRDPEGKFRFVAIQSEFGRRVLTEHGLDPEELSTFVLLDRGKIYTRSTAGLRVLRELGGLWKLLYLFIIVPRPLRDLVYKLIASNRYRLFGRTDACMLPRPQERARFLA from the coding sequence ATGAATGAAGAGCAAAGGATATCGGGGGAGCAGGAGTATGCCGTTATTTTTTATGACGGGGTATGCGGCTTCTGCCAGAAGATCGTGCAGTTTATTCTGCCCCGGGATCCCGAAGGGAAGTTTCGGTTCGTGGCGATTCAATCCGAATTCGGACGCAGGGTGCTTACGGAGCATGGTCTCGATCCTGAGGAGCTGAGCACCTTTGTGCTGCTGGACCGGGGAAAGATTTATACGAGATCAACGGCCGGCCTGCGGGTACTGCGCGAACTTGGCGGGCTGTGGAAGCTGCTGTATTTATTCATCATTGTACCAAGGCCGCTCAGAGATCTTGTTTACAAACTGATCGCAAGCAACCGGTACCGCCTGTTCGGACGGACCGACGCCTGCATGCTTCCGCGTCCTCAGGAGCGTGCCCGTTTCTTGGCTTAA
- a CDS encoding AraC family transcriptional regulator: protein MDKKHCIPALPETPLPLYLESVGLNPEQERISRPQGYPVYHWLLTVRGEGVITFAGRQERLPVQTAVLLPPHLPHVYEGTAGDWATAYVTFDGAQAEGILASLGLPCPSVWTWNTAEGENSMKAETQRLLAAAERQHPGSLLELSCEVYRFLAALKQFGMPGRLPSLSDALRVLEPVTRWLEAHYGDPGIGMPEIASVLGHSPRHLTTLFRRAYGTTPYAYLLSLRIRKAKELLGGGASPPIHVIAGRVGFRDASHFIATFRRLTGMTPEQYRSLH, encoded by the coding sequence ATGGACAAAAAGCACTGCATCCCCGCCCTGCCGGAAACGCCGCTGCCGCTGTATCTCGAGAGCGTGGGCCTCAATCCCGAGCAGGAGCGGATCTCCCGGCCCCAAGGCTATCCCGTCTACCACTGGCTGCTGACCGTCCGCGGCGAAGGGGTGATCACCTTCGCCGGCAGACAGGAGCGGCTGCCCGTTCAGACGGCCGTACTTCTGCCGCCGCACCTTCCTCATGTCTATGAAGGTACGGCGGGCGACTGGGCTACCGCCTATGTCACCTTCGACGGTGCCCAGGCGGAAGGGATTCTGGCCTCGCTGGGGCTCCCCTGTCCTTCCGTGTGGACCTGGAACACGGCGGAAGGGGAGAACAGCATGAAGGCCGAAACCCAGCGCCTCCTCGCCGCGGCGGAGCGGCAGCATCCCGGCTCCCTGCTTGAGCTCTCCTGCGAGGTGTACCGCTTCCTCGCGGCCCTCAAGCAGTTCGGGATGCCGGGCCGGCTTCCGTCCCTCTCGGACGCCCTGCGGGTGCTCGAGCCGGTCACGCGGTGGCTCGAAGCTCATTACGGTGATCCGGGGATCGGCATGCCCGAGATTGCCTCCGTGCTCGGCCACAGTCCCCGCCACCTGACGACCTTGTTCCGCCGCGCTTACGGCACAACCCCTTATGCTTATCTGCTGTCTCTGCGCATCCGCAAGGCCAAAGAGCTGCTTGGGGGCGGCGCCTCGCCTCCCATCCATGTCATCGCGGGACGCGTCGGGTTCCGCGACGCCTCCCACTTCATTGCCACGTTCCGCCGCTTAACCGGCATGACGCCGGAGCAGTACCGCAGCCTGCATTAA
- a CDS encoding ABC transporter ATP-binding protein has product MESLLAVEELTGGYSRQKPVLHQLSFDVREGEMIGLIGLNGAGKSTTIKHILGLLQPHSGSIRLQGRRLDEDPTAYRRTYAYVPESPLLYEELTVKEHLAMAAMAYGIEEAAFEERAEELLEEFQMSVYANRLSAHLSKGMKQKVMIMSAFLVRPRLYIIDEPFLGLDPLGIRSLLELMVKVKNSGAAILISSHILSTIEKYGDRFLLLHGGVLTAAGDMDALRSQAGMPGASLDDVFCHLVSPNGCKS; this is encoded by the coding sequence ATGGAATCCTTGCTTGCCGTTGAGGAGTTGACGGGCGGGTACAGCCGCCAAAAGCCTGTGCTGCATCAGCTTTCCTTTGATGTCCGGGAAGGGGAAATGATCGGACTGATCGGCTTGAACGGTGCCGGCAAGAGCACGACGATCAAGCATATTCTCGGACTGCTGCAGCCCCACTCCGGGTCCATCCGCCTTCAGGGACGCCGTTTGGATGAAGATCCTACCGCGTACAGACGCACCTACGCCTATGTGCCCGAAAGTCCCCTTTTATATGAAGAGCTTACGGTGAAAGAGCACCTGGCCATGGCTGCGATGGCCTACGGCATCGAAGAAGCCGCATTCGAAGAGCGGGCTGAAGAGCTTCTGGAAGAGTTCCAGATGTCGGTGTATGCGAACCGGCTGTCCGCGCACCTCTCGAAGGGCATGAAGCAAAAAGTCATGATTATGAGCGCCTTCCTAGTCCGTCCGCGCCTCTACATTATAGATGAGCCGTTCCTGGGTCTTGACCCCCTGGGGATCCGATCTCTGCTGGAGCTTATGGTGAAGGTCAAGAACAGCGGTGCCGCCATTCTGATCTCGTCTCACATCCTGTCGACCATCGAGAAATACGGTGACCGGTTCCTGCTGCTGCACGGAGGGGTCCTGACCGCTGCCGGAGACATGGACGCGCTGAGAAGCCAAGCGGGGATGCCGGGGGCTTCCCTGGACGATGTGTTCTGTCATCTCGTCAGCCCGAACGGGTGCAAATCATGA
- a CDS encoding dicarboxylate/amino acid:cation symporter: MKFNPKSLTTQVIAAIVLGIAFGAFFPAYGTELKVLADIFIKMVKMIIAPIVFLTIVIGIAGMGDLKKVGKIGGKALLYFEIVSTIALAIGILVANVFRAGEGFDAANASKGDISTYTKQAAATSHGFMDFVLTIIPDSFIGAFAKGDLLPVLFLAVLFGCSLAAMGKGGKPVIDFFEKITEVLFGIVNIIMKVSPIAAFGAMSYTIGKFGFGSLIYLGKLMGSVYTTMALFIIIILGAICKMYGFSIFKFIRYIKEEIFLVVGTSSSEAALPKMMDKLEKYGCSKSVVGLVLPTGYSFNLDGTSIYLSMAALFIAQAYGVDLSLMEQLTLLGVLMLTSKGAAGVTGSGFVTLAATLAVFPSIPVEGMALILGVDRFMSEARAVTNLIGNGVATVVVSKMEGEFTPQTAEVLSTSKKQVSA; the protein is encoded by the coding sequence GTGAAATTCAATCCGAAAAGCCTGACTACCCAAGTGATTGCAGCTATCGTATTAGGCATAGCTTTCGGGGCCTTCTTCCCTGCATACGGAACGGAATTGAAAGTGCTCGCCGATATTTTTATCAAGATGGTCAAAATGATTATTGCTCCGATCGTCTTCCTCACTATCGTCATCGGGATCGCGGGAATGGGAGATCTCAAGAAGGTCGGCAAAATCGGCGGCAAGGCGCTCCTTTACTTTGAGATCGTAAGCACCATCGCGCTGGCCATCGGCATCTTGGTTGCAAACGTATTCAGAGCAGGGGAGGGCTTCGATGCGGCGAATGCGTCCAAAGGAGATATTTCCACCTACACGAAGCAGGCTGCCGCCACAAGCCACGGATTTATGGATTTTGTCCTGACGATCATCCCTGACAGCTTCATTGGAGCGTTCGCCAAGGGGGACCTGCTCCCTGTGCTGTTCCTTGCCGTGCTGTTCGGCTGTTCTCTTGCGGCCATGGGCAAAGGCGGCAAGCCGGTGATCGATTTCTTCGAGAAAATCACCGAAGTCCTGTTCGGCATCGTCAATATCATCATGAAAGTGTCTCCGATCGCCGCCTTCGGTGCGATGTCTTATACGATCGGCAAGTTCGGCTTCGGGTCCCTGATCTACCTCGGCAAGCTGATGGGATCGGTTTACACGACGATGGCCCTCTTCATCATCATTATCCTTGGAGCGATCTGCAAGATGTACGGCTTCAGCATCTTCAAGTTCATCCGTTACATCAAAGAGGAGATTTTCCTCGTAGTCGGCACCTCATCTTCCGAAGCCGCGCTGCCGAAGATGATGGACAAACTCGAGAAGTACGGCTGCTCCAAGTCCGTCGTCGGTCTCGTGCTTCCAACAGGGTATTCCTTCAACCTCGACGGCACTTCCATCTATCTTTCGATGGCCGCCCTGTTCATTGCGCAGGCCTATGGCGTCGATCTTTCCCTGATGGAGCAGCTGACCCTTCTCGGTGTGCTCATGCTTACCTCCAAAGGAGCTGCCGGCGTCACCGGATCCGGTTTCGTCACGCTCGCCGCGACCCTGGCCGTCTTCCCGTCCATTCCGGTCGAAGGCATGGCCCTGATCCTCGGCGTCGACCGCTTCATGTCCGAAGCCCGCGCCGTCACGAACCTCATCGGCAACGGCGTAGCGACGGTGGTCGTCTCCAAGATGGAAGGCGAATTCACACCGCAGACGGCTGAAGTGCTTTCCACTTCCAAAAAGCAGGTCAGTGCCTAA
- a CDS encoding FAD-dependent monooxygenase, producing the protein MSRTVETDVCIIGGGPAGLILGMMLAKAGVRVSVLESQHDFHREYRGEVLQPRFLQLMEELGLRSYIESLPSSKVRSGAFYYKEKRLAEFQFDRFSEEIPYALWVPQPILLGALYEKTRELPSFDLLFQASVTGLLQEEERVCGVRVDTPDGELTVRAKVTVGADGRFSAVRRLGGFEMEYENHSGDLIWFSVPQPADWGEGLRIKLTDGHPMIILPKYPDLLQVGLAVPPGEWRAIKSRGVDAFRRELLGAHPAFQSFAEELHDFKPFVLLQAKTFFVREWARDGCLLIGDAAHCASPIGAVGVSLSAATAAAAADVIYGALQDGDVSAARLGLVQERRSGEMRSVHRIQERGAKVLFASTSFVRSLAPVIISLGGRLNLVSRLQRRILLQPEPLGVHPRFRFDA; encoded by the coding sequence ATGAGTCGTACGGTCGAAACCGATGTTTGCATTATAGGGGGCGGTCCGGCGGGGCTGATCCTTGGGATGATGCTTGCGAAGGCGGGGGTCCGCGTTTCGGTGCTTGAAAGTCAGCATGACTTTCACCGCGAATACCGGGGGGAAGTGCTGCAGCCCCGTTTTCTGCAGCTGATGGAGGAGCTTGGACTGAGATCCTATATCGAATCGCTTCCGAGCTCGAAGGTGCGTTCCGGTGCGTTTTATTATAAAGAAAAGCGGCTCGCCGAGTTTCAATTTGACCGTTTCTCCGAGGAAATCCCTTATGCGCTGTGGGTTCCGCAGCCCATCCTGCTTGGGGCACTGTATGAGAAGACCCGTGAGCTTCCGTCGTTCGACCTTCTCTTTCAGGCGTCCGTTACCGGTTTGTTGCAGGAAGAGGAGCGGGTCTGCGGAGTAAGGGTCGATACCCCTGACGGCGAGCTGACTGTGAGGGCGAAGGTGACTGTAGGCGCGGACGGACGTTTCTCGGCCGTACGGCGGCTTGGAGGGTTCGAGATGGAGTACGAGAACCATTCGGGCGACCTCATCTGGTTCAGTGTACCGCAACCGGCGGATTGGGGGGAAGGGCTGCGAATCAAGCTGACCGACGGTCATCCCATGATTATTCTGCCCAAGTACCCGGATCTGCTGCAGGTCGGTCTGGCGGTACCTCCCGGAGAATGGAGGGCGATCAAGAGCCGCGGGGTGGATGCGTTCCGGCGGGAGCTGCTGGGTGCCCACCCGGCTTTCCAATCCTTTGCTGAAGAGCTTCACGATTTCAAGCCCTTTGTGCTGCTGCAGGCGAAGACTTTCTTCGTGCGGGAATGGGCACGGGACGGCTGCCTGCTGATCGGGGATGCCGCCCACTGCGCTTCGCCGATCGGGGCGGTCGGCGTTTCGCTCTCCGCCGCCACGGCGGCGGCCGCGGCGGATGTAATCTACGGCGCGCTGCAGGACGGCGATGTCTCCGCCGCGCGGCTCGGCCTCGTACAGGAGCGGCGCAGCGGCGAGATGCGGTCCGTGCACCGTATCCAGGAACGGGGGGCGAAGGTGTTGTTCGCTTCCACGTCCTTCGTGCGGTCGCTTGCTCCCGTGATCATTTCGCTCGGTGGCCGGCTGAATCTGGTCTCCCGGCTTCAGCGGCGGATCTTGCTGCAGCCGGAGCCGCTGGGCGTTCACCCCCGGTTTCGGTTCGATGCGTAA
- a CDS encoding beta-galactosidase produces MINKKLPKMFYGGDYNPEQWDKPVWDEDMRMFQLAGIDVATVNVFSWALLQPSENEYNFELLDEIMDKLHENGLYACLATSTGAHPAWMAHRHPDVLRVDFQGRKRKFGGRHNSCPNSPTYRKYARLLAGKLAERYKDHPALLVWHVSNEYGGECYCDNCAEAFRVWLQQRYGSLEAVNKAWNTRFWGHTFYDWEEIVPPNELSEQWGPTRTNFQGISLDYTRFNSDSLLECYKEEHEELKKHTPDIMVTTNLMGTFKPLDYFKWAKHMDIVSWDNYPAADTPVSRTAMTHDLMRGLKDGAPFMLMEQTPSQQNWQPYNSLKRPGVMRLWSYQAVARGADTVMFFQLRRSVGACEKYHGAVIEHVGHEHTRVFRECAQLGAELQQLGDSLLDSRVPSRAAIVFDWENWWAVEFSSGPTVALQYVEEVHKYYDALYQANIQVDMIGTDADLSGYDVVIAPVLYMVKSGYAQKVEEFVQGGGTFLTTFFSGIVNENDIVTLGGYPGELRKVLGIWAEEIDALLPGKQNRIVMKKELGSLQGEYACEMLCDLIHSEGAEIIAEYGDDFYQGMPVVTANTFGQGQAWYLASSPEPSFLQGLLQQLCRDKGIEPLLETPAGVEVSRRRKDGKDYYFLLNHNAAPQTVDAAALDAVDVLAGGKAGIVELPAHGAVILQAAASAEDTRSGSAQGVLSR; encoded by the coding sequence GTGATCAATAAGAAGCTTCCCAAGATGTTCTACGGCGGAGATTATAATCCTGAACAGTGGGACAAACCGGTATGGGATGAAGATATGCGGATGTTCCAGCTCGCGGGAATCGACGTCGCTACGGTGAACGTGTTCTCATGGGCGCTGCTGCAGCCTAGTGAAAACGAATACAACTTCGAGCTGCTCGACGAGATTATGGATAAGCTGCACGAAAACGGCCTGTATGCCTGCCTGGCTACGAGCACGGGCGCACACCCGGCCTGGATGGCTCACCGTCACCCTGATGTGCTTCGGGTGGACTTCCAGGGGCGCAAGCGCAAATTCGGAGGCAGACACAATTCCTGCCCGAATTCCCCTACCTACCGCAAATATGCGCGTCTTCTGGCCGGCAAGCTCGCTGAACGGTACAAGGACCATCCGGCGCTGCTCGTATGGCACGTATCGAACGAGTACGGCGGGGAGTGCTACTGTGACAACTGCGCCGAAGCCTTCCGCGTATGGCTGCAGCAGCGCTACGGATCGCTTGAGGCTGTGAACAAGGCGTGGAACACGCGTTTTTGGGGCCACACGTTCTACGATTGGGAGGAGATCGTGCCTCCGAACGAACTCAGTGAGCAGTGGGGGCCGACCCGAACGAACTTCCAGGGCATCTCGCTCGATTATACACGCTTCAACTCCGACAGCCTGCTCGAGTGCTACAAGGAAGAGCACGAGGAGCTTAAGAAGCATACGCCGGACATTATGGTTACGACGAACCTCATGGGGACGTTCAAGCCGCTCGACTACTTCAAGTGGGCGAAGCACATGGATATCGTATCGTGGGATAACTATCCTGCTGCGGACACGCCGGTCAGCCGGACGGCCATGACGCATGACCTCATGCGGGGACTCAAGGACGGCGCGCCGTTCATGCTCATGGAGCAGACGCCGAGCCAGCAGAACTGGCAGCCGTACAATTCACTGAAGCGCCCGGGCGTCATGAGGCTGTGGAGCTACCAGGCGGTGGCCCGCGGCGCCGATACGGTGATGTTCTTCCAGCTGCGCCGCTCCGTAGGCGCCTGCGAGAAATACCACGGTGCGGTAATCGAGCACGTCGGCCACGAGCACACGCGCGTCTTCCGCGAATGCGCCCAGCTTGGGGCGGAGCTGCAGCAGCTCGGCGATTCCCTGCTGGATTCGCGGGTGCCGTCGCGGGCTGCGATCGTTTTTGACTGGGAGAACTGGTGGGCTGTGGAATTCTCGAGCGGCCCGACTGTAGCGCTGCAGTATGTGGAAGAAGTGCACAAGTACTACGATGCGCTGTATCAGGCGAATATCCAGGTGGACATGATCGGCACGGATGCCGACCTTAGCGGGTATGATGTCGTGATCGCCCCGGTTCTCTATATGGTGAAATCCGGCTATGCCCAGAAGGTCGAGGAGTTCGTCCAAGGCGGCGGCACCTTCCTGACGACCTTCTTCAGCGGCATTGTCAACGAGAACGACATCGTGACGCTCGGCGGCTATCCGGGCGAGCTGCGCAAGGTGCTCGGCATCTGGGCGGAGGAGATCGATGCGCTGCTCCCTGGCAAGCAGAACCGGATCGTGATGAAAAAGGAGCTCGGCTCGCTGCAGGGTGAGTATGCCTGCGAAATGCTGTGCGACCTGATTCACTCGGAAGGCGCTGAGATCATCGCCGAGTACGGAGACGACTTCTACCAAGGCATGCCGGTAGTGACGGCGAACACCTTCGGACAGGGGCAGGCCTGGTACCTGGCGTCGAGTCCGGAGCCAAGCTTCCTGCAGGGGCTGCTGCAGCAGCTCTGCCGCGATAAAGGGATCGAGCCCCTGCTCGAGACTCCAGCCGGTGTGGAAGTGTCCCGCCGCCGCAAGGACGGCAAGGATTACTACTTCCTGCTCAACCACAACGCCGCTCCTCAGACAGTGGATGCTGCAGCGCTCGACGCAGTGGACGTTCTGGCCGGGGGCAAAGCGGGCATCGTTGAGCTGCCGGCCCACGGCGCGGTCATTCTCCAGGCGGCCGCGTCTGCAGAAGACACCCGCAGCGGAAGCGCGCAGGGCGTGCTCAGCCGTTAA
- a CDS encoding amino acid permease produces the protein MSNDKLQRGLKARHMTMISLGGSIGTGLFLASGGAIHSAGAGGAFLAYLTIGIMVYFLVTSLGEMATYMPVSGSFSTYASRFIDPSVGFALGWNYWYNWAITIAAELSAASLLIKFWLPDTPSLPWSVLFLLLMVGLNLLAVKGYGESEYWFAMIKIITVVVFIAVGILMIFGIWTNQPVGFSNLGVGEGPFPGGFLAVLGVFMAAGFSFQGTELVGIAAGESENPRENVPRAIRTVFWRILLFYLLAIAVIGLLIPYTNENLADDSVMMSPFTLIFEKAGLSIAASVMNAVILTSVLSAGNSGMYASTRMLWQLAKEGKAPAWFGRLNRHGVPVPALIATAALGMLAFLSSFFGEGVVYTWLLSASGMTGFIAWLGIAVSHYRFRKAYVAQGKSLDDLPYRAKWFPFGPILAGVLCTIVIIGQSFGAFSEGKIDWAYLVASYIGIPIFLVFWLSYKFKHKTKVLKPEECVFDDMVGE, from the coding sequence ATGAGCAATGACAAATTGCAGCGCGGGCTGAAGGCGCGGCACATGACGATGATTTCGCTCGGCGGCTCAATCGGAACGGGTCTTTTCCTGGCCAGCGGCGGAGCCATCCACTCGGCAGGTGCAGGCGGAGCTTTTCTTGCCTATCTAACCATCGGCATTATGGTGTATTTTCTCGTTACTTCGCTTGGAGAGATGGCTACTTACATGCCCGTATCCGGCTCATTCAGCACGTATGCTTCCCGTTTTATCGACCCTTCCGTCGGTTTTGCCCTGGGGTGGAACTATTGGTACAACTGGGCTATCACGATAGCAGCCGAGCTGTCAGCGGCAAGCCTGCTCATTAAGTTCTGGCTGCCGGATACCCCTTCACTGCCCTGGAGCGTCTTGTTCCTGCTTCTCATGGTCGGGCTCAATCTGCTCGCGGTCAAAGGGTACGGTGAGTCGGAGTACTGGTTCGCGATGATTAAGATTATTACGGTCGTCGTATTCATTGCGGTGGGGATTCTGATGATCTTCGGGATCTGGACCAACCAGCCGGTGGGGTTCAGCAATCTGGGCGTAGGGGAAGGACCCTTCCCGGGCGGATTCCTTGCCGTTCTCGGGGTGTTCATGGCTGCCGGCTTCTCCTTCCAAGGGACGGAGCTTGTGGGGATCGCTGCGGGAGAGAGCGAGAACCCGCGTGAGAATGTGCCGCGTGCGATCCGTACCGTCTTCTGGCGCATCCTGCTCTTTTACCTCCTCGCCATTGCGGTGATTGGTCTGTTGATTCCTTACACCAATGAGAATTTGGCCGATGACAGTGTCATGATGAGTCCGTTCACCCTCATCTTCGAGAAGGCGGGCCTCAGTATTGCGGCTTCCGTCATGAACGCCGTCATTCTGACTTCGGTGCTCTCGGCAGGGAACTCGGGGATGTACGCTTCGACCCGGATGCTTTGGCAGCTGGCTAAGGAAGGCAAAGCGCCGGCATGGTTCGGCCGTCTGAACCGACATGGCGTGCCGGTTCCGGCTCTCATAGCGACCGCAGCACTGGGCATGCTAGCCTTCTTGTCCTCCTTCTTCGGTGAGGGTGTTGTGTATACCTGGCTGCTCAGCGCTTCCGGGATGACCGGCTTCATCGCCTGGCTGGGGATTGCGGTTAGTCATTACCGGTTCCGCAAGGCATATGTCGCTCAGGGCAAATCGCTCGATGATCTGCCTTACCGGGCCAAATGGTTCCCGTTCGGCCCGATTCTGGCCGGCGTGCTCTGTACGATCGTAATTATCGGGCAAAGCTTCGGGGCGTTCAGCGAGGGCAAAATCGATTGGGCTTATCTGGTCGCTTCTTATATCGGGATTCCCATCTTCCTCGTCTTCTGGCTTTCGTACAAGTTCAAGCACAAAACCAAAGTATTGAAGCCCGAAGAGTGCGTCTTTGACGATATGGTTGGCGAATAA
- a CDS encoding alpha/beta fold hydrolase yields MEKLVKEVNGIRLSYRDAGEGTPVVLLHGFCGSSAYWDELVPLLEGRCRLIVPDLRGHGDSSAPEGPYAMETFAEDIAGFLKSLDIGRAVVLGHSLGGYITLALAERHPDLLLGFGLIHSTPLPDDDKGKEGRLKAMDTIREQGLPAFIEGLVPKLFAPAHLETMPQAVAKAKEIGLGTSPEGAVRTLEGMRARPDRRNVIEETKLPVLLVAGTGDGVIAPEKTFAAEGERTTKRQIDGAGHMSLVEAPGELAQAILDFTSVM; encoded by the coding sequence ATGGAAAAGCTCGTGAAGGAAGTAAACGGAATCCGGCTGTCCTACAGGGACGCAGGGGAAGGGACGCCTGTCGTGCTGCTGCACGGCTTCTGCGGCTCTTCGGCTTATTGGGACGAGCTCGTTCCGCTGCTCGAAGGACGGTGCCGTCTGATCGTGCCGGATCTCCGCGGCCATGGGGATTCTTCCGCACCTGAAGGCCCCTATGCGATGGAAACGTTCGCAGAAGACATCGCCGGCTTTTTGAAGTCGCTTGATATAGGCCGGGCCGTAGTGCTGGGCCACTCGCTGGGCGGGTATATCACCCTGGCGCTGGCCGAACGCCATCCGGACCTGCTGCTCGGTTTCGGTCTCATTCATTCGACCCCGCTGCCAGACGATGACAAGGGCAAGGAAGGCCGCTTGAAGGCGATGGACACCATCCGGGAGCAGGGGCTGCCGGCCTTCATCGAAGGCCTTGTGCCGAAGCTGTTCGCGCCGGCCCATCTGGAGACGATGCCGCAGGCCGTAGCCAAGGCCAAAGAAATCGGCCTCGGGACGAGCCCGGAAGGAGCCGTACGGACGCTCGAAGGCATGCGGGCCCGTCCGGACCGCCGGAACGTTATCGAGGAAACGAAGCTGCCGGTCCTGCTCGTGGCCGGTACGGGAGACGGAGTCATTGCGCCGGAGAAGACCTTCGCGGCGGAAGGCGAGCGGACGACGAAGAGGCAGATCGACGGGGCGGGGCATATGAGCCTGGTGGAGGCGCCGGGCGAACTGGCGCAGGCGATCCTCGATTTTACCTCTGTAATGTAA